A single window of Achromobacter xylosoxidans DNA harbors:
- a CDS encoding glycosyltransferase family 2 protein, translating into MSKIPVSVVVMTKNEERNIVKCLKALADFDEVFVVDSDSTDATCALATALGARISHFQWNGKYPKKKQWCLEQLPFTHPVVLYVDADEEMTPELAAEIRATLPRFAAGAGGAFVPFDYVFCGRKLRHGHRVYKLALLARERSRFLDYDDLDVAHMWEVEGHYQPQVQGETFALRARMVHNDHDSLYHYFDKHNRYSDWEANLRTKGLMNDPREANVGARALLKRLFQAMPFKAPVSFLHSYLLRLGFLDGRAGFDYAVARAMYYWQIRIKTEEIQQARRAAAADSQGDALPGAAK; encoded by the coding sequence ATGTCCAAGATACCGGTATCCGTGGTCGTCATGACCAAGAACGAAGAACGCAACATCGTCAAGTGCCTGAAAGCGCTGGCCGACTTCGACGAAGTCTTCGTGGTCGACTCCGACAGCACCGACGCCACCTGCGCCCTGGCCACCGCGCTGGGCGCCAGGATCAGCCATTTCCAGTGGAACGGCAAATACCCCAAGAAAAAGCAATGGTGCCTGGAACAGCTGCCGTTCACGCATCCGGTGGTGCTGTACGTGGACGCCGACGAAGAGATGACGCCCGAACTGGCCGCGGAGATCCGCGCCACACTGCCGCGCTTTGCGGCCGGCGCCGGCGGCGCCTTCGTGCCGTTCGACTACGTCTTCTGCGGCCGCAAGCTGCGCCACGGCCATCGCGTCTACAAGCTGGCGCTGCTGGCGCGCGAGCGCTCGCGCTTCCTGGACTACGACGACCTGGACGTGGCCCACATGTGGGAGGTCGAGGGCCACTACCAGCCCCAGGTGCAGGGCGAGACCTTCGCGCTGCGGGCGCGCATGGTGCACAACGACCATGATTCGCTCTACCACTACTTCGACAAGCACAACCGCTACTCTGACTGGGAAGCCAATCTGCGGACAAAGGGCCTGATGAACGATCCGCGCGAGGCCAACGTGGGCGCGCGGGCGCTGCTCAAGCGCCTGTTCCAGGCCATGCCGTTCAAGGCGCCGGTGTCGTTCCTGCATTCCTACCTGCTGCGCCTGGGCTTTCTCGATGGCCGCGCCGGTTTCGACTACGCCGTGGCGCGCGCCATGTACTACTGGCAGATCCGCATCAAGACCGAGGAAATCCAGCAGGCGCGGCGCGCCGCCGCCGCAGACTCGCAAGGCGATGCCCTGCCCGGAGCCGCCAAATGA
- a CDS encoding putative colanic acid biosynthesis acetyltransferase, producing MSALQRLDRFSLAPGQRGRSALTVQLWWLVQGTLFRWSPQVAYGFRRWLLRCFGAQIGRKVLIRPSATVTYPWKVDIGDYAWIGDDAVLYSLGPIHVGAHAVVSQRSYLCAADHDAAQPDFPLRERAVRIEDGAWVATDVFVGPGVTVGREAVVGARSSVFRSLPPAMVCLGNPCRPVKPRVAPPA from the coding sequence ATGAGCGCGCTGCAGCGGCTCGACCGTTTTTCCCTGGCGCCCGGCCAGCGCGGCCGGTCCGCGCTCACGGTGCAACTGTGGTGGCTGGTGCAGGGCACGCTGTTCCGCTGGTCGCCGCAGGTCGCCTATGGCTTCCGGCGCTGGCTGCTGCGCTGCTTCGGCGCGCAGATCGGCCGCAAGGTGCTGATACGGCCCAGCGCCACCGTGACCTATCCCTGGAAAGTGGACATCGGCGACTACGCCTGGATCGGCGACGACGCGGTGCTCTACAGCCTGGGCCCCATCCACGTCGGCGCGCACGCGGTGGTCTCGCAACGCAGCTACCTGTGCGCGGCCGACCACGACGCGGCGCAACCGGATTTTCCGCTGCGCGAGCGCGCCGTGCGCATCGAGGACGGCGCCTGGGTCGCGACCGACGTGTTCGTCGGCCCGGGCGTCACGGTGGGCCGCGAGGCGGTGGTGGGCGCGCGCAGCTCGGTATTCCGCAGCCTGCCGCCCGCCATGGTGTGCCTGGGCAACCCCTGCCGCCCCGTCAAACCGCGCGTGGCGCCGCCGGCATGA